In Candidatus Aminicenantes bacterium, a genomic segment contains:
- a CDS encoding M14 family metallopeptidase yields MSRTTHSRSCKTRFLLAGLAAFALLAVLPQGGLTQKFSDPQFKVKLDFNRFHDTNELYADMRKLAAAFPKFVKVGAIGKSVENRDVLLVTVNNPDTGPEMSKAAMYIEANVHGNEIQGGEICLYTVWYLMENYGRLESITRLVNERVFYLVPTINPDGRQYFFESPSGNARSGHLPVDDDNDGLFDEDGPDDLNGNGVIEQIRKYVPGKGTHRISKLDPRMLEPVGFGETGDYILLGQEGIDNDKDGRVNEDDAGSYDGNRNYPIDWQPNYIQSGAMDYPTQLPEARAEIEFLDAHPNVSGVQSYHNNGGMILRGPGADYMGEYPMTDKAAYDELGQNGERILPFYRYIIIWSGLYTVHGGFIDFTNDGLGMLSFSNELWNGDQYFTSPELKEQQKDPASPIAPQKSRFFFDDKLEFGDQFMEWKPFKHPDYGDVEIGGSWKKTTSRVPPRFMLEELCHRNMAFTLYQADELPLIKMSPLEVQKVDGDVYRVFVEVTNPKVTPTILEKAAQNNVVRPDLLTLEGKGVEVISASTIDNKESFKIRPTITSFIDQKNLKRLLLRNGTPGKTTRTFA; encoded by the coding sequence ATGAGCCGCACAACCCATTCCCGCAGCTGCAAAACCCGCTTTCTCCTGGCCGGACTGGCCGCTTTCGCCCTGCTGGCCGTCCTGCCGCAGGGAGGCCTGACCCAGAAGTTCTCCGACCCCCAATTCAAGGTCAAGCTCGATTTCAACCGCTTCCACGATACGAACGAGCTCTACGCCGACATGCGCAAGCTGGCTGCGGCCTTTCCCAAGTTCGTCAAAGTGGGCGCTATCGGCAAGAGCGTGGAAAATCGCGACGTTCTGCTCGTGACCGTCAATAACCCCGACACCGGGCCGGAGATGAGCAAGGCGGCCATGTACATCGAGGCCAATGTCCACGGCAACGAGATCCAGGGCGGCGAGATCTGCCTCTACACCGTCTGGTACCTGATGGAAAACTACGGCCGCCTGGAGTCGATCACCCGTCTGGTCAACGAGCGCGTCTTCTACCTGGTCCCGACCATCAACCCCGACGGACGCCAGTACTTCTTCGAGAGCCCCAGCGGCAACGCCCGCTCGGGCCACCTGCCGGTGGACGACGACAACGACGGACTGTTCGACGAGGACGGCCCGGACGACCTCAACGGCAACGGCGTCATCGAGCAGATCCGCAAGTATGTCCCGGGCAAGGGCACGCACAGGATCAGCAAGCTGGATCCCCGGATGCTCGAACCGGTCGGGTTCGGCGAGACCGGTGATTACATCCTGCTCGGCCAAGAAGGCATCGATAACGACAAGGACGGCCGGGTCAACGAGGACGACGCCGGAAGCTATGACGGTAACCGCAACTACCCGATCGACTGGCAGCCCAACTACATCCAGAGCGGGGCCATGGACTATCCGACCCAGCTTCCCGAAGCCCGGGCCGAGATCGAGTTCCTGGATGCCCATCCCAACGTGTCCGGCGTCCAGTCCTATCACAACAACGGCGGTATGATCCTGCGCGGCCCCGGGGCAGACTACATGGGCGAGTACCCCATGACCGACAAGGCGGCCTATGACGAGCTGGGCCAGAACGGGGAGCGCATTCTGCCCTTCTATCGCTACATCATTATTTGGAGCGGGCTCTACACCGTGCATGGAGGGTTCATCGATTTCACCAACGACGGGCTGGGCATGCTGTCGTTCTCCAACGAGCTGTGGAACGGAGACCAGTATTTCACCAGCCCCGAGCTCAAGGAGCAGCAGAAGGACCCCGCCAGCCCGATCGCGCCCCAGAAGTCCCGCTTCTTCTTCGACGACAAGCTGGAGTTCGGCGACCAGTTCATGGAGTGGAAGCCGTTCAAACACCCCGACTATGGGGACGTCGAAATCGGCGGCTCCTGGAAGAAAACCACCAGCCGGGTTCCGCCCCGCTTCATGCTGGAGGAGCTCTGCCATCGGAACATGGCCTTCACCCTCTACCAGGCCGACGAGCTGCCCCTGATCAAGATGAGCCCGCTCGAGGTTCAGAAAGTGGATGGGGACGTCTACCGCGTCTTCGTCGAGGTCACCAATCCCAAAGTCACTCCCACCATTCTGGAAAAGGCGGCCCAGAACAACGTCGTCCGGCCCGACCTGCTGACCCTGGAAGGGAAGGGCGTCGAGGTCATCTCGGCCAGCACGATCGACAACAAGGAGTCGTTCAAGATCCGGCCGACCATCACGAGCTTCATCGACCAGAAGAACCTCAAGCGGCTCCTGCTGCGCAACGGGACGCCCGGCAAGACGACCCGGACGTTCGC